The following are from one region of the Geoalkalibacter subterraneus genome:
- a CDS encoding TonB C-terminal domain-containing protein: protein MNLNLSGPREAKKNGSDPSLTPMVATSLLLHLLLILLFAGFLIPRSTPDQRPVYYVDLSQLPVANPQAGRPEAAVKKSPPVSEPPRAAPAPKPEPKPEPKPEPKPEPKPEPKPEPKPEPKPEPKPEPKPEPKPEPKPEPKPEPKPEPKPEPKPEPKPEPKPEKGYDDTLSAIEKLRQKREIDALKEKIAALAAGNEGPASPVSDAPVGMPDGQGDEAGASYQAWLQTFFKAQWNLSRYQVSRRDLEARVRVTYSADGRLITYQFLDESGDRVFDDSVRSAILRERNLPFELERRSDFTIVFNLKDLLE from the coding sequence ATGAACTTGAATCTGTCCGGACCGCGGGAGGCAAAGAAAAACGGGTCTGATCCGTCGCTGACACCGATGGTGGCCACCTCGCTGTTGCTCCATCTGCTGCTGATCCTGCTGTTTGCCGGGTTTCTCATCCCTCGTTCCACCCCCGACCAGCGCCCTGTTTACTACGTTGATCTTTCCCAGCTGCCGGTCGCTAACCCCCAGGCGGGACGTCCGGAAGCCGCGGTAAAGAAATCTCCTCCTGTAAGTGAACCTCCCCGGGCGGCACCGGCTCCCAAGCCGGAGCCCAAGCCGGAACCCAAGCCGGAACCCAAGCCGGAACCCAAGCCGGAGCCCAAACCGGAGCCCAAACCGGAGCCCAAACCGGAACCTAAGCCGGAGCCTAAGCCGGAGCCTAAGCCGGAGCCTAAGCCGGAGCCTAAGCCGGAGCCTAAGCCGGAGCCTAAGCCGGAGCCTAAGCCGGAGCCTAAGCCGGAGCCTAAGCCGGAAAAGGGCTACGATGACACCCTGAGTGCCATCGAGAAACTGCGGCAGAAGCGCGAGATTGATGCACTCAAGGAAAAAATTGCCGCTCTTGCCGCAGGAAACGAAGGACCTGCCTCGCCAGTCTCAGATGCCCCGGTGGGAATGCCCGACGGGCAAGGCGACGAGGCCGGAGCCTCCTATCAGGCCTGGCTGCAGACGTTTTTCAAGGCGCAATGGAACCTGTCGCGCTACCAGGTCAGCCGTCGCGACCTCGAAGCGCGTGTCAGGGTGACCTACAGCGCCGACGGACGCCTGATCACCTACCAGTTTCTGGATGAATCCGGTGACCGGGTATTTGACGATTCGGTGCGCTCGGCTATTCTACGGGAGAGGAATCTACCTTTCGAACTGGAGCGCCGCAGTGATTTTACGATCGTTTTCAACCTCAAGGATCTTCTGGAGTAG
- the tolB gene encoding Tol-Pal system beta propeller repeat protein TolB, with the protein MFRFILTFFLLLAFAAGAGAEIEIRAPGQQTIPLALTSFIPQGADAPAGVAEEINAVLQADLELSGLFNFIDPASFLSDARNEGLSSTQVDFSQWRMLGAESLVKGVYRLEGEQLIVEARLFDVTRRRMLDGRRYVGKPADARRMAHAFADQILRRLTGEPGPFNSKIAYISNATGHKELYLMDVDGHGPVRITNHRSIVLNPDFSPVGKELIFTSYKQNSPDLYRKEIYSGREARLSAREGLNISGRYAPDGREIALTLSYQGNPEIYLIGTDGSLRKRLTDDWNIDVDVSWSPGGDRLAFVSDRQGGPHVFVMDINGKNLRRLTPARTYNATPDWSPQGDRIVFSRLKDGRFDLYTVRPDGSGERRLTFGKGSKEHPRWSPDGRFIVYSSDETGEKAIFVMRADGTGARRISPPGGAASHPAWSENW; encoded by the coding sequence ATGTTTCGTTTTATCCTGACCTTTTTTCTGCTGCTGGCCTTTGCCGCTGGAGCCGGAGCGGAGATTGAAATCCGCGCACCGGGACAGCAGACCATTCCGTTGGCGTTGACGAGCTTTATTCCCCAGGGTGCCGATGCTCCTGCAGGGGTGGCCGAAGAGATCAACGCGGTGCTGCAGGCCGACCTGGAACTCTCAGGTCTGTTCAACTTCATCGATCCCGCCTCATTCCTCTCCGATGCACGGAATGAAGGGCTAAGCAGCACCCAGGTCGACTTTTCACAGTGGCGCATGCTCGGCGCCGAATCCCTGGTCAAGGGGGTTTATCGCCTCGAAGGGGAGCAGTTGATTGTCGAAGCACGCCTGTTCGACGTCACCCGCCGGCGCATGCTCGACGGCCGGCGTTATGTCGGCAAGCCTGCCGATGCGCGGCGCATGGCGCATGCCTTCGCCGATCAGATCCTGCGCCGTCTGACCGGCGAACCGGGACCGTTCAACAGCAAGATCGCCTATATTTCCAATGCCACCGGTCACAAGGAACTCTATTTGATGGATGTGGATGGGCATGGGCCGGTTCGCATTACCAATCACCGCTCCATCGTACTCAACCCGGACTTTTCACCGGTGGGCAAAGAGTTGATTTTCACGTCCTACAAACAAAACAGTCCCGATCTCTACCGCAAGGAGATCTACTCCGGGCGCGAAGCGCGCCTGTCCGCCCGTGAGGGGCTCAATATCAGCGGACGCTATGCGCCTGACGGGCGAGAGATCGCTCTGACCCTGAGCTACCAGGGCAACCCGGAAATTTATCTAATAGGAACTGACGGCTCACTGCGCAAGCGGCTGACCGACGACTGGAACATCGATGTCGATGTCAGTTGGAGTCCAGGCGGCGATCGGCTGGCCTTCGTCTCCGACCGGCAGGGGGGCCCGCATGTCTTTGTCATGGATATCAACGGCAAAAACCTGCGGCGACTCACTCCCGCCCGCACCTACAACGCCACGCCGGACTGGAGTCCGCAGGGTGATCGCATTGTCTTCAGCCGTTTGAAGGATGGGCGCTTCGATCTTTACACGGTGCGTCCCGACGGCAGCGGCGAACGCCGCCTGACCTTCGGCAAGGGCAGCAAGGAGCACCCGCGGTGGAGCCCCGATGGACGCTTCATTGTCTATTCGTCAGACGAAACGGGGGAAAAGGCGATTTTCGTCATGCGAGCCGACGGGACCGGCGCCCGCCGCATCTCCCCTCCCGGGGGGGCGGCCAGCCATCCGGCCTGGTCCGAGAACTGGTAG
- the pal gene encoding peptidoglycan-associated lipoprotein Pal — protein MKIKQRMRLTVLLVMAAFLGFAGCAKKPATEDYDDYSQPVEETRLSEEDLAGYQDGDISESAVAEDMREDERFRDGYGEDAFEALQRIFFEFDQYTLSTEARRTLARNADYLKENPQIKVLIEGHCDERGSDEYNLALGEKRAQAVKNYLVSLGVEPGRLSVISYGEELPLDPGTGEEAWSRNRRAEFKPVE, from the coding sequence ATGAAAATCAAACAGCGGATGAGACTGACAGTATTGCTGGTTATGGCAGCATTTCTTGGTTTTGCCGGATGCGCCAAAAAACCGGCGACTGAGGATTACGACGACTACAGTCAGCCTGTGGAGGAAACACGCCTCAGCGAGGAGGATCTTGCGGGATATCAGGATGGCGACATCAGCGAAAGTGCTGTGGCGGAAGATATGCGCGAGGATGAGCGCTTTCGGGACGGATATGGCGAGGATGCCTTTGAAGCGCTGCAGCGCATTTTCTTTGAATTCGACCAGTACACCCTGTCCACCGAGGCACGCCGGACCCTGGCCCGCAATGCCGATTACCTGAAAGAGAATCCTCAGATCAAGGTCCTTATTGAAGGCCACTGCGATGAGCGCGGTTCCGATGAATACAACCTGGCCCTGGGTGAAAAGCGGGCCCAGGCGGTTAAAAACTACCTGGTGTCGCTGGGGGTGGAACCGGGGCGGCTGTCCGTGATCTCCTACGGCGAAGAATTGCCGCTGGATCCAGGAACGGGTGAAGAGGCCTGGTCGCGCAATCGGCGAGCCGAATTCAAGCCGGTCGAATAG
- the ybgF gene encoding tol-pal system protein YbgF — MRKTVIFSILLTFVVGSLLLGGCIPSQTQLRMEQDQQEMKRRLAEIERRVLGRSEERAQETGARLETLSRRLAEQQAALDTLRVDLQTINGRLEDMSRENNALRDNMDLIRDDLDLRLSALEDRLSASEQAGSSALRAAQQPIAEGGGVKPAAELSGEPKSAAQDSSPKALYEQGRDAILRNGEFARGRETLGKFLQQYPDHELAVNALYWIGEAYYGEKKYENAILQFQDVIEKYSDHPKSAAAMLKQALAFDALGDRDNALVILRRVGERYPLSEEARKAEEFLDKWS, encoded by the coding sequence ATGCGAAAGACCGTAATTTTTTCGATACTGCTCACATTCGTGGTGGGATCCCTGCTGCTAGGCGGATGCATCCCATCGCAGACCCAGTTGCGCATGGAGCAGGATCAGCAGGAGATGAAACGCCGCCTGGCGGAGATCGAACGCCGCGTTCTCGGGCGTTCCGAGGAGCGGGCCCAGGAAACCGGTGCACGACTTGAGACTCTCTCCCGGCGTTTGGCTGAACAGCAGGCCGCACTCGATACTCTGCGTGTCGACCTGCAGACCATCAATGGTCGCCTGGAAGATATGTCACGGGAAAATAATGCCTTGCGGGACAATATGGATTTGATTCGGGATGACCTCGATCTGCGCCTCAGTGCTCTGGAAGATCGGTTAAGTGCTTCCGAGCAGGCAGGTTCTTCCGCATTGCGGGCGGCACAGCAGCCCATAGCCGAGGGTGGCGGCGTCAAACCGGCCGCTGAGTTATCCGGTGAGCCGAAAAGTGCCGCGCAGGATTCTTCTCCCAAGGCTCTATATGAGCAGGGGCGCGACGCAATCCTGCGCAATGGCGAATTTGCCCGTGGGCGTGAAACGCTTGGTAAATTCCTGCAGCAGTACCCTGATCACGAGCTGGCGGTCAATGCCCTCTATTGGATCGGTGAGGCCTATTACGGCGAGAAGAAGTATGAGAACGCCATTCTCCAGTTTCAGGATGTCATCGAAAAATACAGTGACCATCCCAAATCCGCCGCTGCCATGCTGAAACAGGCCCTGGCGTTTGATGCCCTGGGTGATCGCGACAACGCCCTGGTCATTCTGCGTCGTGTCGGTGAGCGTTACCCGTTGTCCGAAGAGGCGCGCAAAGCAGAGGAATTTCTCGATAAATGGTCTTGA
- a CDS encoding thioredoxin family protein, with amino-acid sequence MKKVFLGLMLLLLMGCSEDSTTQGGEQAATAAPATLAVPGDEDYALVFFLDPNGGPCRMQNDIIQRMSDELEGKVHLRYVSTREPQDINFFYAHGVRGLPQLMLADAEGREIKRLTPGVKTADDIRRMLSSAGAI; translated from the coding sequence ATGAAAAAAGTATTTTTGGGGTTGATGCTGTTGCTGTTGATGGGGTGTTCCGAGGATTCGACAACGCAGGGAGGCGAGCAGGCCGCAACTGCTGCACCCGCGACGCTGGCCGTTCCGGGTGACGAGGACTACGCGCTGGTGTTTTTTCTCGATCCCAATGGCGGACCCTGCCGCATGCAGAATGATATTATCCAGCGCATGTCTGACGAATTGGAGGGCAAGGTCCATCTGCGCTATGTTTCCACCCGAGAACCGCAGGATATTAACTTCTTTTATGCCCACGGCGTGCGCGGTCTGCCCCAACTGATGCTGGCTGATGCCGAGGGACGCGAGATCAAGCGTTTGACGCCCGGGGTCAAGACCGCCGATGATATACGGCGCATGCTCTCCAGTGCCGGGGCGATCTGA
- a CDS encoding cytochrome c biogenesis CcdA family protein: MTPLDFSLTSMVMVLLAGLASIASPCVLPVVPIIVTGTERDHRHRPLLIVFGLSLSFIAMGVVTSLFGGAVAGVMPLLEKIAGVVVILFGVLMLCDINVFKRFTLFSHIRISNDGRWSGLVLGLTLGLVWIPCVGPMLSGVLAMVASDGRLATGVVLLAIYSLGFAIPMLLAGYATQSMRSRFQAVARHQLAVRVFSGLLLVGFGTYILTAGMLSIGFSS, translated from the coding sequence ATGACACCGCTCGATTTTTCACTGACGTCAATGGTCATGGTGCTGCTGGCCGGTCTCGCCAGCATCGCTTCTCCCTGCGTGCTGCCGGTGGTGCCCATCATTGTAACCGGCACCGAGCGGGACCACCGCCACCGCCCCCTGCTGATCGTGTTCGGTTTGAGCCTGAGCTTCATCGCCATGGGCGTTGTGACCTCCCTGTTCGGTGGGGCGGTGGCCGGAGTGATGCCGCTGCTGGAAAAGATCGCCGGGGTGGTGGTGATCCTTTTCGGTGTGCTGATGCTGTGCGACATCAATGTTTTCAAGCGATTCACTCTTTTTTCGCACATCCGCATCTCCAATGACGGGCGCTGGTCGGGGCTGGTTCTCGGCCTGACTCTTGGACTGGTGTGGATCCCCTGCGTCGGTCCCATGCTTTCGGGGGTACTGGCCATGGTGGCTTCCGATGGGCGTCTCGCTACCGGGGTGGTCCTGTTGGCGATCTACTCCCTGGGGTTTGCTATCCCCATGCTGCTGGCGGGTTATGCCACTCAAAGCATGCGCAGCCGCTTTCAGGCGGTGGCCCGTCATCAACTGGCTGTGCGGGTTTTCAGCGGCCTGCTGCTGGTGGGATTCGGCACCTACATTCTCACCGCCGGTATGCTCTCCATCGGTTTCAGCAGCTGA
- a CDS encoding TonB-dependent receptor plug domain-containing protein: protein MAKLKTWVLAAGVAALWGSTTYGLAADALEPVVVTATRTAKPASQASASVVTITADEIAKRGATRLEEVLRDAVGVQVVSNGPVGAVATPSIRGATGSQVLVLLDGVRLNSAQLGQFNLSDLPVPLSEIERIEVLRGPASALYGTNALGGVIQIFTRTPQQQPLTQLSWSEGRFNTRDVGFSTSARRGPGRYRLSASRERSDGYRDNSDLEQTIIEGMLGFDLPGGFDLQATASHLDKENGVPGSIEWPSPEARQTDRNTLASVTLSGPVGAVDMTVRGHYDRRRNTYRDPGAFTPADDRHLLKTLGVEAQGEYGFERHSFLFGGDFYKDKLDSTSSGDPEDERWSLFAQYELEATSWATLLTGLRYDVHSDFSNEWSPRAALLLTPTDSTIVRFSASRAFRAPTLNDRFWPDTGWTRGNPDLDPETAWEYEAAVEQQLGERTEVSLAAFRREVRDLIEWTEDGMGVWQPDNVSRARIWGIETGGRVQLHELLAAGANYTYLHPKNRDTGDYLENKIRHQTHLFMEIGPILQTHLRLDGRHLHYYSQPTRRHNSHIVLDAALSRPFMLGDGWELEGKITAKNLLDKDYESTPGYPMPPREIFVELTAYF, encoded by the coding sequence ATGGCAAAATTGAAGACATGGGTGCTGGCTGCCGGAGTTGCAGCCCTTTGGGGATCGACAACCTACGGTTTGGCGGCGGATGCGCTTGAGCCGGTGGTGGTGACTGCGACGCGCACGGCAAAGCCTGCATCGCAGGCCTCTGCCTCGGTGGTGACCATTACTGCTGACGAGATCGCTAAACGGGGCGCGACCCGCCTCGAAGAGGTGCTGCGCGACGCCGTGGGTGTGCAGGTGGTGTCCAACGGGCCGGTCGGCGCCGTGGCGACCCCCTCGATTCGCGGAGCGACCGGCTCGCAGGTGCTGGTGCTGCTTGACGGGGTGCGGCTCAACTCCGCTCAGCTCGGTCAGTTCAATCTCAGCGATCTGCCGGTGCCCCTGTCCGAGATCGAGCGCATCGAGGTGTTGCGGGGCCCCGCCTCCGCCCTGTATGGAACCAATGCGCTGGGGGGCGTGATCCAGATTTTTACCCGCACCCCGCAGCAGCAGCCCCTGACCCAGCTCAGTTGGAGCGAGGGGCGCTTCAACACCCGCGACGTCGGGTTCTCCACCTCGGCCCGCCGCGGCCCGGGGCGCTATCGCCTCAGTGCCTCCCGTGAGCGCTCCGACGGTTACCGGGACAACTCGGATCTTGAGCAGACCATCATCGAAGGAATGCTGGGCTTTGATCTGCCCGGTGGTTTCGACCTGCAGGCCACGGCCAGCCATCTGGATAAGGAAAATGGTGTTCCCGGTTCGATCGAGTGGCCCAGCCCCGAAGCGCGCCAGACCGATCGCAACACGTTGGCATCGGTCACCCTGAGCGGACCGGTCGGGGCGGTGGATATGACTGTGCGGGGTCACTATGACCGGCGGCGCAATACCTACCGGGATCCCGGCGCTTTTACACCGGCGGATGACCGCCATCTGTTGAAAACCCTGGGGGTGGAAGCGCAGGGGGAATACGGATTCGAGCGTCACAGTTTTCTGTTCGGCGGTGATTTCTACAAGGATAAACTTGACTCCACCAGCAGCGGCGATCCCGAGGATGAGCGCTGGTCGCTGTTTGCCCAGTATGAATTGGAAGCCACCTCCTGGGCAACCCTGTTGACGGGGCTGCGCTACGATGTTCATTCTGATTTCAGCAATGAATGGAGCCCCCGTGCGGCGCTGCTGCTCACCCCCACGGACTCCACCATAGTGCGCTTTTCTGCCAGCCGTGCCTTTCGCGCCCCGACCCTCAACGACCGCTTCTGGCCGGATACGGGATGGACAAGGGGCAACCCCGACCTCGACCCGGAAACAGCCTGGGAATACGAAGCCGCCGTGGAGCAGCAGCTGGGTGAGCGAACCGAGGTAAGCCTGGCGGCATTTCGGCGTGAGGTGCGCGACCTGATCGAATGGACCGAGGACGGAATGGGTGTATGGCAGCCGGACAATGTCAGTCGCGCCCGCATCTGGGGGATCGAAACCGGCGGCCGCGTACAGCTTCATGAGCTGCTGGCCGCCGGCGCCAACTACACCTATCTGCACCCCAAGAATCGCGACACCGGCGACTATCTGGAAAACAAGATCCGCCACCAGACCCATCTTTTCATGGAGATCGGGCCGATCCTGCAGACGCACCTGCGGCTCGACGGACGTCACCTGCACTACTACTCTCAGCCAACCCGG